From a region of the Streptomyces tirandamycinicus genome:
- a CDS encoding RtcB family protein: MSYVEVAGAKVPIRMWTDPATVEDGAMQQLRNVATLPWIKGLAVMPDVHYGKGATVGSVIAMSGAVCPAAVGVDIGCGMSAVKTSLTANDLPGDLSRLRSRIERAIPVGRGMHDDPVDPGRVYGFPSAGFGGFWARFDGVADPVKFRRERAARQMGTLGSGNHFIEFCLDESGSVWLMLHSGSRNIGKELAEYHIGEARGLPHNQGLVDRDLAVFVSDTPQMAAYRNDLFWAQEYARYNRAIMMGLFQEVVRREFVKAKVTFDSVVSCEQRDAEGGTRTEEYRPGVISCHHNYVSEERYEGMDLLVTRKGAISAGSGEWGIIPGSMGTESYIVRGLGNPKSFNSASHGAGRRMSRNAAKRRFSTRDLEEQTRGVECRKDSGVVDEIPAAYKPISQVIDQQKDLVQVVAKLKQVICVKG; encoded by the coding sequence ATGTCGTACGTGGAGGTGGCCGGCGCCAAGGTCCCGATCCGGATGTGGACGGACCCGGCCACGGTCGAGGACGGCGCCATGCAGCAGTTGCGGAACGTCGCGACACTGCCCTGGATCAAGGGGCTCGCCGTGATGCCGGACGTGCACTACGGCAAGGGTGCGACGGTCGGTTCGGTCATCGCGATGAGCGGCGCGGTGTGCCCGGCGGCGGTCGGTGTCGACATCGGCTGCGGGATGTCGGCCGTGAAGACCTCGCTCACCGCGAACGACCTGCCCGGTGATCTGTCCCGGCTCCGTTCCAGGATCGAGCGGGCGATCCCGGTCGGGCGCGGAATGCACGACGACCCGGTGGATCCCGGTCGGGTCTACGGATTCCCGTCGGCCGGGTTCGGCGGCTTCTGGGCGCGGTTCGACGGCGTCGCCGATCCGGTCAAGTTCCGCCGGGAGCGGGCGGCCAGGCAGATGGGGACGCTCGGCTCCGGGAACCACTTCATCGAGTTCTGCCTGGACGAGAGCGGTTCCGTCTGGCTGATGCTGCACTCCGGGTCCCGGAACATCGGCAAGGAACTCGCCGAGTACCACATCGGCGAGGCCCGGGGTCTGCCGCACAACCAGGGCCTGGTGGACCGCGATCTCGCGGTGTTCGTCTCGGACACCCCGCAGATGGCGGCCTACCGCAACGACCTCTTCTGGGCGCAGGAGTACGCCAGGTACAACCGCGCGATCATGATGGGGCTGTTCCAGGAGGTCGTCCGCAGGGAGTTCGTCAAGGCCAAGGTCACGTTCGACTCGGTCGTCTCCTGTGAGCAGCGGGATGCCGAGGGCGGGACGAGGACCGAGGAGTACCGCCCCGGCGTGATCAGCTGCCATCACAACTACGTCAGCGAGGAGCGGTACGAGGGGATGGACCTGCTGGTCACCCGCAAGGGAGCCATCAGCGCGGGCTCGGGGGAGTGGGGGATCATCCCCGGATCGATGGGTACGGAGTCGTACATCGTCCGCGGCCTGGGCAACCCGAAGTCGTTCAATTCCGCCTCGCACGGTGCCGGCCGCAGGATGAGCCGGAACGCGGCGAAGCGGAGGTTCTCGACAAGGGATCTCGAGGAGCAGACGCGGGGCGTCGAGTGCCGCAAGGACTCGGGCGTGGTGGACGAGATCCCGGCTGCCTACAAGCCGATCAGCCAGGTGATCGACCAGCAGAAGGACCTGGTGCAGGTCGTCGCCAAGCTCAAGCAGGTCATCTGCGTCAAGGGGTGA
- a CDS encoding ABC transporter permease: protein MTTPDSPVRKRPAPRPAAAPASAGRRRAAARPPWPLLLTACLAGALALLPLGYLAVRALERGPAFAWDVIADERTGALLLRSLGLAAVVVAACLVLGVSLAWLTVRTALPGVRVWSVLVTLPLAVPSYVAAFTWLSAAPRLVGFTGAALAMTLVSFPYVYLPVAAALRGIDPAQEEVSRSLGNGAVRTFLRVVLPQLRPAAAGGGLLVALYVLSDFGAVSLMRYDTFTRGIYTSYRASFDRTPAAALSAVLVVMTVALVAAEARTRGRAGHSRTGRGTARPATPLALGRLRLPALAWCGAVVVAAVGFPLGVLGYWLAVGSSATWEPALLTDTALTTLGVAAAGAALTTALALPVGVIAARHRGRAAHLLEQAAYAGHALPGITVALALVFFAVRYARPLYQELPLLVCAYAVLFLPVAVAATRAAVLQAPPVLEDVARSLGRSPLKVLREVTVPLAAPGVAAGAALVFVVCMKELPATLLLRPTGMDTLASRLWTETGAGSFAAAAPYAAALILLAAVPSYLLGRHRT, encoded by the coding sequence GTGACCACACCGGATTCACCCGTCCGGAAGCGACCAGCCCCCCGCCCGGCCGCCGCCCCCGCGTCTGCCGGGCGTCGGCGCGCCGCGGCCCGGCCCCCCTGGCCGCTGCTCCTCACCGCCTGCCTGGCCGGGGCGCTCGCCCTGCTGCCGCTCGGCTATCTGGCCGTGCGGGCGCTGGAGCGCGGCCCCGCCTTCGCCTGGGACGTCATCGCCGACGAGCGGACCGGGGCGCTCCTGCTGCGCAGCCTCGGGCTCGCCGCCGTCGTTGTCGCGGCCTGCCTGGTGCTCGGCGTCTCCCTGGCCTGGCTGACCGTGCGCACGGCGCTGCCCGGCGTCCGCGTCTGGTCGGTGCTGGTGACCCTGCCGCTGGCCGTGCCCAGCTACGTCGCGGCGTTCACCTGGCTGTCCGCCGCGCCCCGGCTCGTCGGCTTCACCGGGGCCGCGCTCGCGATGACGCTGGTCAGCTTCCCGTACGTGTACCTGCCCGTCGCGGCCGCGCTGCGCGGGATCGACCCCGCGCAGGAGGAGGTGTCGCGCTCGCTCGGGAACGGCGCCGTGCGCACGTTCCTGCGCGTCGTCCTCCCCCAGCTGCGGCCGGCCGCCGCCGGGGGCGGGCTGCTGGTCGCGCTCTACGTGCTGTCGGACTTCGGCGCGGTGTCGCTGATGCGGTACGACACCTTCACCCGCGGCATCTACACCTCCTACCGGGCCAGTTTCGACCGCACCCCCGCCGCGGCGCTCAGCGCCGTACTCGTGGTCATGACCGTGGCGCTGGTGGCGGCGGAGGCCCGCACCCGCGGCCGCGCCGGGCACTCCCGGACCGGCCGGGGCACCGCACGCCCGGCGACGCCCCTCGCGCTCGGCCGGCTGCGGCTGCCCGCGCTCGCCTGGTGCGGGGCCGTCGTCGTCGCCGCCGTGGGCTTCCCGCTGGGCGTGCTCGGCTACTGGCTGGCCGTCGGCTCGTCCGCGACCTGGGAGCCCGCCCTGCTCACCGACACCGCGCTCACCACGCTGGGTGTGGCCGCGGCGGGCGCGGCGCTCACCACCGCGCTGGCCCTGCCGGTCGGCGTGATCGCGGCCCGCCACCGCGGCCGGGCGGCGCACCTGCTGGAGCAGGCCGCGTACGCCGGGCACGCCCTGCCCGGCATCACCGTCGCCCTGGCGCTGGTGTTCTTCGCCGTCCGCTACGCCCGCCCCCTCTACCAGGAACTGCCGCTGCTCGTCTGCGCCTACGCGGTGCTCTTCCTGCCCGTCGCGGTGGCCGCCACCCGGGCGGCGGTCCTCCAGGCCCCGCCGGTGCTGGAGGACGTCGCCCGCTCGCTCGGCCGCTCACCGCTGAAGGTGCTGCGCGAGGTCACCGTGCCGCTCGCCGCCCCCGGTGTGGCCGCCGGAGCCGCCCTGGTCTTCGTGGTGTGCATGAAGGAGCTCCCCGCGACCCTGCTGCTGCGGCCCACCGGCATGGACACCCTGGCCAGCCGGCTGTGGACGGAGACCGGAGCCGGCTCGTTCGCCGCCGCGGCGCCGTACGCGGCCGCGCTGATCCTCCTCGCCGCCGTCCCGTCCTACCTGCTCGGAAGGCACCGCACATGA
- a CDS encoding DUF3558 family protein has protein sequence MHRSAPRLTRILACAAVPVMLVVAGCSSDSDAKGSGPADGSSSSPEATAPGGEQSPVSVEPAKYAKLPDPCKALTSKTVEELVPKVKNKAGTAGTSNDTAARGSCSWNGLEDKGVKGSNYRWLDVSFQRFASEAGIGSGGDRARNAYEKEVAAVKATEKAKDVKSSPAAGVGEEATAIAYGLTKSGEDFRYATIVARTGNVVVTLGYNGTGFAGAENPDPSQLMKDAVTAAKEATASVAKAN, from the coding sequence ATGCACCGATCAGCCCCGCGACTCACCCGCATACTCGCCTGCGCCGCCGTCCCGGTGATGCTCGTCGTCGCCGGCTGCTCTTCGGACTCCGATGCCAAGGGCTCCGGTCCGGCCGACGGCTCGTCCTCCTCGCCCGAGGCCACCGCCCCCGGCGGCGAGCAGTCGCCGGTGTCCGTGGAGCCCGCGAAGTACGCCAAACTGCCCGACCCCTGCAAGGCACTGACCTCCAAGACGGTCGAGGAGCTGGTGCCGAAGGTGAAGAACAAGGCCGGCACCGCCGGCACCTCCAACGACACGGCCGCCCGCGGCAGCTGCTCCTGGAACGGCCTGGAGGACAAGGGCGTCAAGGGCTCGAACTACCGCTGGCTCGACGTGTCGTTCCAGCGCTTCGCGTCCGAAGCGGGCATCGGCAGCGGCGGGGACCGCGCCAGGAACGCCTATGAGAAGGAAGTGGCCGCGGTCAAGGCCACGGAGAAGGCCAAGGACGTCAAGTCCTCCCCCGCTGCGGGCGTCGGCGAGGAGGCCACCGCGATCGCCTACGGTCTCACCAAGTCCGGCGAGGACTTCCGCTACGCCACGATCGTGGCCCGCACGGGCAATGTCGTGGTGACCCTCGGCTACAACGGTACGGGCTTCGCGGGCGCCGAGAACCCGGACCCGTCGCAGCTGATGAAGGACGCGGTGACGGCGGCCAAGGAGGCCACCGCCTCCGTCGCCAAGGCCAACTAG
- the argS gene encoding arginine--tRNA ligase, translating to MASVPSLASTVQQRLADALSAALPEAGSADPLLRRSDRADFQANGILALAKKLKGNPRELAAQVVASVPADDVLREIEVSGPGFLNITVSDRAITGTLSARAADDRLGVPLADGAGTTVIDYAQPNVAKEMHVGHLRSAVIGDAMVRILEFTGEKVVRRHHIGDWGTQFGMLIQFLIEHPHELDHEDEAAVSGEEAMSNLNRLYKASRALFDSDPEFKERARRRVVDLQSGDERTLALWQRFVDESKIYFYSVFDKLDMEIHDPDVVGESGYNHMLDETCRILEESGVAVRSEGALCVFFDDVKGPDGKPVPLIVRKSDGGYGYAATDLSAIRDRVRNLGADSLIYVVDARQSLHFKMVFETARRAGWLSDRVKAVQLAFGTVLGKDGKPFKTREGETVRLVDLLDEAIERASAVVREKAQDLSEEEIAERGAQVGIGAVKYADLSTSAARDYKFDLDQMVSLNGDTSVYLQYAYARIQSILRKAGDARPRAHAELGLAPSERALGLHLDRFGEAVAEAASGYEPHKLAAYLYQLASLYTTFYSECPVLKADTPAQVENRLFLCDLTARTLHQGMALLGIRTPARL from the coding sequence ATGGCCTCGGTCCCTTCCCTCGCCTCGACCGTGCAGCAGCGCCTCGCGGACGCCCTCTCGGCAGCCCTGCCGGAAGCCGGCTCCGCCGACCCGCTGCTGCGACGCAGCGACCGGGCCGACTTCCAGGCCAACGGCATCCTGGCGCTCGCCAAGAAGCTCAAGGGCAATCCGCGCGAGCTCGCGGCCCAGGTGGTCGCGTCCGTCCCGGCCGACGACGTGCTGCGGGAGATCGAGGTCTCGGGCCCCGGCTTCCTGAACATCACGGTCTCCGACCGGGCGATCACCGGGACGCTCTCCGCCCGGGCCGCCGACGACCGTCTCGGGGTGCCGCTCGCCGACGGCGCGGGCACCACGGTGATCGACTACGCGCAGCCCAACGTGGCCAAGGAGATGCACGTCGGCCACCTCCGCTCGGCCGTGATCGGCGACGCCATGGTGCGGATCCTCGAGTTCACCGGCGAGAAGGTGGTCCGGCGCCACCACATCGGCGACTGGGGCACCCAGTTCGGCATGCTCATCCAGTTCCTGATCGAGCACCCCCACGAGCTGGACCACGAGGACGAGGCCGCCGTCTCCGGCGAGGAGGCCATGTCCAACCTGAACCGGCTCTACAAGGCCTCCCGGGCCCTGTTCGACTCCGACCCGGAGTTCAAGGAGCGCGCCCGGCGGCGGGTGGTGGACCTGCAGTCGGGCGACGAGCGGACCCTCGCCCTCTGGCAGCGGTTCGTCGACGAGTCGAAGATCTACTTCTACTCCGTCTTCGACAAGCTCGACATGGAGATCCACGACCCCGACGTGGTGGGCGAGTCGGGCTACAACCACATGCTCGACGAGACCTGCCGCATCCTCGAGGAGTCCGGCGTCGCGGTGCGCTCCGAAGGCGCTCTGTGCGTGTTCTTCGACGACGTGAAGGGTCCGGACGGCAAGCCCGTCCCCCTGATCGTGCGGAAGTCCGACGGCGGCTACGGCTACGCGGCGACGGACCTGTCCGCGATCCGGGACCGGGTGCGGAACCTCGGCGCGGACAGTCTGATCTACGTCGTGGACGCCCGTCAGTCCCTGCACTTCAAGATGGTCTTCGAGACCGCCCGCCGGGCCGGCTGGCTGAGCGACCGGGTCAAGGCCGTCCAGCTGGCCTTCGGCACCGTCCTCGGCAAGGACGGCAAGCCGTTCAAGACCCGTGAGGGCGAGACGGTGCGGCTGGTCGACCTGCTGGACGAGGCGATCGAGCGGGCCTCGGCCGTCGTCCGGGAGAAGGCCCAGGACCTGTCGGAGGAGGAGATCGCCGAGCGGGGCGCCCAGGTCGGCATCGGCGCGGTGAAGTACGCGGACCTGTCCACGTCCGCGGCCCGCGACTACAAGTTCGACCTCGACCAGATGGTGTCCCTCAACGGCGACACCTCCGTGTACCTCCAGTACGCCTACGCCCGTATCCAGTCGATCCTGCGCAAGGCCGGGGACGCCAGGCCGCGGGCCCACGCGGAGCTCGGGCTGGCCCCGTCCGAGCGGGCGCTGGGTCTGCACCTCGACCGGTTCGGCGAGGCGGTCGCGGAGGCGGCGTCCGGCTACGAACCGCACAAGCTGGCCGCGTACCTGTACCAGCTGGCGTCGCTCTACACGACGTTCTACTCGGAGTGCCCGGTCCTCAAGGCGGACACCCCGGCCCAGGTGGAGAACCGGCTGTTCCTCTGCGACCTGACCGCCCGCACGCTCCACCAGGGCATGGCCCTGCTGGGCATCCGCACCCCCGCGCGCCTCTGA
- a CDS encoding DUF2637 domain-containing protein, translating into MAAMQLTRTHRILIGVVVAGAVIIAAIGFAGSYAAVRELAEQKGFGRFSLVFPIGIDAGICVLLALDLLLTWIRIPFPLLRQTAWLLTAATIAFNGAAAWPDPLGVGMHAVIPVLFVVSVEAARHAVGRIADITADKHMEGVRLTRWLLSPVPTFRLWRRMKLWELRSYEQVIKLEQDRLIYQARLQARFGRAWRRKAPVEALMPLRLAKYGVPLAETAPAGLAAAGIEPMLLPPDPARAEELSVAAAAAAELPAARPGQQEWPQPHPDERFEQPEQAVVHESPWFSAPQLAQEGYAGAYDPAYEEGPEPRPVRPAGPVGPGVIPGPRSGREPGPEQERDHEQEPGRGSGHGDETAHRTAGAEHTGERQPDGYGAVSQYEAGPQYEAGPQYVAGPPQEAVPRYEPEPKGPAAAEDPSLDDEEFAELAYPVFKAYTDQHGSHPTSDQLDIHLTDVHGIHHPRSASLLRKLNQQFQNRYQADMEAEHIA; encoded by the coding sequence GTGGCCGCGATGCAGCTGACACGCACGCACCGCATACTCATCGGCGTGGTGGTCGCCGGAGCGGTGATCATCGCCGCGATCGGTTTCGCCGGGTCGTACGCCGCGGTGCGCGAACTCGCCGAGCAGAAGGGCTTCGGCCGCTTCTCCCTGGTCTTCCCCATAGGCATCGACGCGGGCATCTGCGTGCTGCTCGCGCTCGACCTGCTGCTGACCTGGATCCGCATTCCCTTCCCCCTGCTGCGCCAGACGGCCTGGCTGCTCACCGCGGCGACGATCGCCTTCAACGGCGCGGCCGCCTGGCCGGACCCGCTCGGCGTCGGGATGCACGCCGTCATCCCGGTGCTCTTCGTGGTGTCCGTCGAGGCCGCCCGGCACGCGGTCGGCCGGATCGCGGACATCACCGCGGACAAGCACATGGAGGGTGTCCGCCTCACCCGCTGGCTGCTCTCCCCGGTGCCGACGTTCCGGCTGTGGCGGCGGATGAAACTGTGGGAGCTGCGCAGCTACGAGCAGGTCATCAAGCTGGAGCAGGACCGGCTGATCTACCAGGCCCGGCTGCAGGCCCGCTTCGGGCGGGCGTGGCGCCGCAAGGCCCCGGTCGAGGCGCTGATGCCGCTGCGGCTGGCGAAGTACGGGGTGCCACTGGCGGAGACCGCGCCCGCGGGGCTGGCCGCGGCCGGGATCGAGCCGATGCTGCTGCCCCCCGACCCGGCCCGTGCCGAGGAGCTGTCCGTGGCGGCGGCCGCCGCAGCCGAGTTGCCGGCGGCGCGGCCCGGTCAGCAGGAGTGGCCGCAGCCGCACCCTGACGAGCGGTTCGAGCAGCCGGAGCAGGCGGTCGTCCACGAGAGCCCGTGGTTCTCCGCGCCCCAGCTCGCTCAGGAGGGGTACGCGGGCGCGTACGACCCCGCGTACGAGGAGGGCCCGGAGCCGCGTCCGGTCCGCCCGGCCGGCCCGGTCGGCCCCGGCGTGATCCCCGGTCCGCGCAGCGGCCGGGAACCCGGGCCCGAGCAGGAGCGCGACCATGAGCAGGAGCCCGGCCGCGGGTCCGGTCACGGGGACGAGACCGCCCACCGGACCGCCGGGGCGGAGCACACCGGCGAGCGGCAGCCGGACGGGTACGGAGCCGTTTCGCAATACGAGGCGGGGCCGCAGTACGAGGCAGGGCCGCAGTACGTGGCGGGGCCGCCGCAGGAGGCCGTTCCGCGGTACGAACCCGAGCCGAAGGGACCGGCGGCCGCGGAGGACCCGTCCCTGGACGACGAGGAGTTCGCCGAGCTGGCCTACCCGGTGTTCAAGGCGTACACCGACCAGCACGGCAGCCACCCCACGAGTGACCAGCTCGACATACACCTGACCGACGTCCACGGGATCCACCACCCGCGGAGCGCCAGCCTGCTGCGGAAGCTCAACCAGCAGTTCCAGAACCGCTACCAGGCGGACATGGAGGCCGAGCACATCGCCTGA
- a CDS encoding ABC transporter ATP-binding protein — protein sequence MTDLQIWGLTKGYGPGAAVLDGLDLTVPGGSLAAVLGPSGCGKTTLLRIVAGFLHADAGTVTLGGRALGGPGVHLPPERRRIGIVPQEGALFPHLSVARNVAFGLTGLDRGARGRRVGEMLGLVGLDGYGDRMPHELSGGQQQRVALARALAPEPDLVLLDEPFNALDSALRAGVRADVRAALRATGATAVLVTHDQQEALSTADLVAVVRDGRVAQCAAPQDLYHRPADPWVAAFVGDAVLVGGAADGGTVNTPLGRVALAGGPDAPGGLREGRVLLRPEQIQLTDPAAADIRGTVTDVHFYGHDAMVTVDVDGVDGPVGIRVPGPVPVRPGGRTGIRVTGEATLHPATG from the coding sequence ATGACCGACCTTCAGATCTGGGGACTGACCAAGGGGTACGGCCCCGGCGCCGCCGTCCTCGACGGCCTCGACCTCACCGTCCCCGGAGGCTCGCTGGCCGCAGTCCTCGGCCCCTCCGGCTGCGGAAAGACCACGCTGCTCCGCATCGTCGCCGGCTTCCTGCACGCCGACGCGGGCACCGTCACCCTCGGCGGACGCGCCCTCGGCGGACCCGGCGTCCATCTGCCGCCGGAGCGCCGCCGTATCGGCATCGTGCCGCAGGAAGGCGCCCTGTTCCCGCATCTCAGCGTGGCCCGCAACGTCGCCTTCGGGCTGACCGGGCTGGACCGGGGCGCACGCGGGCGGCGGGTCGGCGAGATGCTCGGGCTCGTCGGGCTCGACGGCTACGGCGACCGTATGCCGCACGAGCTCTCCGGCGGGCAGCAGCAGCGCGTCGCCCTCGCCCGCGCCCTGGCCCCCGAGCCCGACCTGGTACTGCTCGACGAGCCGTTCAACGCGCTCGACAGCGCGCTGCGGGCGGGGGTACGGGCCGATGTGCGCGCAGCGCTCCGGGCCACCGGCGCCACGGCGGTCCTGGTCACCCACGACCAGCAGGAGGCGCTCTCCACCGCGGACCTCGTCGCGGTCGTCCGGGACGGCCGGGTGGCGCAGTGCGCCGCGCCGCAGGACCTGTACCACCGCCCCGCGGACCCCTGGGTGGCCGCGTTCGTCGGCGACGCGGTGCTCGTCGGCGGCGCCGCCGACGGCGGCACCGTGAACACCCCGCTGGGCCGTGTGGCCCTGGCGGGCGGACCCGACGCACCGGGCGGGCTCCGCGAGGGCCGGGTGCTGCTCCGGCCGGAGCAGATCCAGCTGACCGACCCGGCCGCGGCGGACATCCGGGGCACGGTGACCGACGTGCACTTCTACGGCCACGACGCCATGGTCACCGTCGACGTCGACGGCGTGGACGGTCCGGTCGGCATCCGCGTCCCCGGCCCGGTACCGGTCCGCCCCGGCGGGCGGACGGGTATCCGCGTGACGGGGGAGGCGACGCTCCACCCGGCGACCGGCTGA
- a CDS encoding serine hydrolase, which yields MVHIRRGRRGLAAALVVGAVAPVVAGTAAADAHAAPPQVRCSSDKAGLAAKLQRDITAALRGRTALTAVSLHDRTTKTVCELRADQRFDSASTVKVTVLAALLWDADRQDRRLTAREADLTTAMITKSDNKATTALWKQLGTAKVGGFLSAAGMTRTVPGSDGHWGLTQITAADEQKLLDLITARNGVLSDRARAYALRLMHEVVPAQRWGTPAGAPRSAAPHVKNGWLSRDTDGWRVHGLGAFLGGGHDYSITVLTHGSRTMAAGVETTEAVARAIHKNLDAAAGAGETGTG from the coding sequence GTGGTGCATATACGAAGGGGCCGGCGTGGTCTGGCCGCCGCGCTCGTCGTCGGCGCGGTGGCTCCCGTGGTCGCGGGAACCGCGGCGGCCGACGCCCACGCGGCGCCGCCGCAGGTGAGGTGCAGCTCGGATAAGGCCGGGCTGGCGGCGAAGCTCCAGCGGGACATCACGGCGGCGCTGAGGGGCCGGACCGCCCTCACCGCGGTGTCCCTGCACGACCGTACGACGAAGACGGTGTGCGAGCTGCGCGCGGACCAGCGCTTCGACTCCGCCAGCACCGTCAAGGTCACCGTCCTCGCGGCGCTGCTGTGGGACGCGGACAGGCAGGACCGCCGTCTCACGGCGCGTGAGGCCGACCTCACGACCGCCATGATCACGAAGTCGGACAACAAGGCGACGACCGCGTTGTGGAAGCAGCTCGGCACCGCGAAGGTCGGCGGCTTCCTGTCCGCGGCCGGCATGACCCGGACGGTGCCGGGCAGCGACGGCCACTGGGGACTGACCCAGATCACGGCCGCCGACGAGCAGAAGCTGCTGGACCTGATCACCGCGAGGAACGGCGTGCTCAGCGACCGCGCCCGCGCCTACGCGCTCAGACTGATGCACGAGGTCGTGCCGGCACAGCGCTGGGGCACCCCGGCGGGCGCGCCGCGGTCGGCGGCACCGCACGTCAAGAACGGCTGGCTGTCGCGTGACACGGACGGCTGGCGGGTGCACGGCCTGGGCGCCTTCCTCGGCGGCGGCCACGACTACAGCATCACCGTGCTCACCCACGGCAGCAGGACGATGGCCGCCGGAGTCGAGACCACCGAGGCGGTGGCCCGCGCGATCCACAAGAACCTCGACGCCGCCGCGGGCGCGGGGGAGACCGGGACGGGCTGA
- the lysS gene encoding lysine--tRNA ligase, whose amino-acid sequence MPIVAQSSTETDWVSRFADDVIAESERRAPGKPVVVASGLSPSGPIHLGNLREVMTPHLVADEIRRRGYEVRHLISWDDYDRYRKVPAGVEGVDGGWAEHIGKPLTSVPAPAGSPHPNWAEHFKAAMVESLAELGVEYDPISQTEQYTSGAYREQILHAMRNRARIDGILDQYRTKAKAPAKKQQQKPVDEAELEAAEGSGAASEDDGSGGSAGYFPYKPYCGNCEKDLTTVTEYLDATTELTYSCAACGFSETVRLSEFNRGKLVWKVDWPMRWAYEGVIFEPSGVDHSSPGSSFVVGGQIVREIFDGVQPIGPMYAFVGISGMAKMSSSRGGVPTPADALKIMEAPLLRWLYARRKPNQSFKIAFDQEIQRLYDEWDKLESKVAEGTVLPADAAAYARAARTAAGELPRTPRPLPYRTLASVVDITAGHDEQTLRILSELDPANPLSSLDEARPRLDRAENWITTQVPADARTVVRSEPDAELLGSLGDEARESLRLLLEGLDTHWSLDGLTTLVYGVPKVMAGLDPDAKPTPELKVAQRSFFALLYRLLVSRETGPRLPTLLLAVGADRVRKLLAA is encoded by the coding sequence GTGCCGATCGTGGCTCAGAGCAGCACCGAGACCGACTGGGTCTCCCGTTTCGCGGACGATGTCATCGCCGAGTCGGAACGGCGTGCGCCCGGGAAACCGGTCGTGGTTGCGTCTGGCCTGTCTCCGTCCGGGCCCATCCACCTGGGCAATCTGCGTGAGGTGATGACCCCGCACCTGGTCGCGGACGAGATCCGCCGCCGCGGGTACGAGGTCCGCCACCTGATCTCCTGGGACGACTACGACCGCTACCGCAAGGTGCCCGCGGGCGTGGAGGGGGTGGACGGCGGCTGGGCCGAGCACATCGGCAAGCCGCTGACGTCGGTGCCGGCGCCCGCCGGCTCGCCGCACCCGAACTGGGCCGAGCACTTCAAGGCCGCGATGGTCGAGTCGCTCGCCGAGCTCGGTGTCGAGTACGACCCCATCAGCCAGACCGAGCAGTACACCTCGGGTGCCTACCGCGAGCAGATCCTGCACGCCATGCGCAACCGCGCCCGGATCGACGGCATCCTCGACCAGTACCGGACGAAGGCGAAGGCCCCGGCGAAGAAGCAGCAGCAGAAGCCGGTCGACGAGGCCGAGCTGGAGGCCGCCGAGGGCTCCGGCGCGGCGTCCGAGGACGACGGCAGCGGCGGTTCGGCCGGCTACTTCCCGTACAAGCCGTACTGCGGCAACTGCGAGAAGGACCTGACGACCGTCACGGAGTATCTCGACGCGACCACGGAGCTGACGTACTCGTGCGCGGCGTGCGGCTTCTCGGAGACGGTCCGGCTGAGCGAGTTCAACCGCGGCAAGCTGGTCTGGAAGGTCGACTGGCCGATGCGCTGGGCCTACGAGGGTGTGATCTTCGAGCCGAGCGGTGTCGACCACTCGTCCCCCGGTTCGTCGTTCGTCGTCGGCGGCCAGATCGTCCGCGAGATCTTCGACGGCGTCCAGCCGATCGGCCCGATGTACGCCTTCGTGGGCATCTCCGGCATGGCCAAGATGTCCTCGTCGCGCGGTGGCGTGCCGACCCCGGCCGACGCCTTGAAGATCATGGAGGCGCCCCTGCTGCGCTGGCTCTACGCCCGCCGCAAGCCCAACCAGTCCTTCAAGATCGCGTTCGACCAGGAGATCCAGCGCCTCTACGACGAGTGGGACAAGCTGGAGTCCAAGGTCGCGGAGGGCACCGTGCTCCCGGCCGACGCCGCCGCGTACGCCCGTGCGGCCCGCACCGCCGCGGGTGAGCTGCCGCGCACGCCGCGCCCGCTGCCGTACCGCACGCTCGCCTCCGTCGTCGACATCACCGCCGGCCACGACGAGCAGACACTGCGCATCCTCAGCGAGCTGGACCCGGCGAACCCGCTGTCCTCGCTCGACGAGGCCCGGCCCAGGCTGGACCGCGCGGAGAACTGGATCACCACCCAGGTCCCGGCCGACGCCCGCACGGTCGTGCGTTCCGAGCCGGACGCGGAGCTGCTCGGCTCACTCGGCGACGAGGCGCGCGAGTCGCTGCGGCTGCTGCTGGAGGGGCTCGACACCCACTGGTCGCTGGACGGCCTGACGACCCTGGTCTACGGAGTGCCGAAGGTGATGGCCGGCCTGGATCCGGATGCCAAGCCGACGCCGGAGCTGAAGGTCGCGCAGCGTTCGTTCTTCGCGCTGCTGTACCGGCTGCTGGTGAGCCGGGAGACGGGCCCGCGCCTGCCCACGCTGCTGCTGGCGGTCGGGGCGGACCGGGTGCGGAAGCTGCTGGCCGCCTGA